A genomic window from Flavobacterium hankyongi includes:
- a CDS encoding transposase, with amino-acid sequence MFTDQAFVSEDFALKDLINECLLSPENILVFDRGLQARSVFEGFNNQNFIFVTRLNNYTRFQIVEEFQIVQKETERLSIERDLKVILFDKRNKKTTSFLRLIIAREKESNEIFYFLSNSNNLTSKEIVDIYKQRWEIEVFFKFIKQN; translated from the coding sequence ATATTTACAGACCAGGCTTTCGTTTCTGAAGATTTTGCTTTAAAAGATTTAATAAATGAATGTCTACTAAGTCCAGAAAACATATTGGTCTTTGATCGCGGACTTCAGGCAAGAAGTGTATTTGAAGGTTTCAATAATCAGAACTTTATTTTTGTTACTCGCCTTAATAATTATACTCGCTTTCAAATAGTTGAGGAATTTCAAATAGTTCAAAAAGAAACAGAAAGATTATCTATTGAAAGAGATTTGAAGGTTATATTGTTTGATAAACGAAATAAAAAAACAACTTCATTTTTAAGGTTAATCATTGCACGAGAAAAGGAAAGTAATGAAATATTCTATTTTTTAAGCAATAGTAATAATCTAACTTCTAAAGAGATTGTCGATATCTACAAACAGCGATGGGAGATTGAAGTATTTTTTAAATTTATAAAACAAAACTAA
- the ruvX gene encoding Holliday junction resolvase RuvX has translation MPRILALDYGMKRTGIAVTDELQIIASGLETVPSEKVIDFLKDYFSKEQVTKVLIGEPKQMNGQPSESAPIIEAFVIKFKEIFPKIQVVRVDERFTSKMAFQTMIDSGLKKKQRQNKALIDEISATIMLRDYLSRKMI, from the coding sequence ATGCCAAGAATACTCGCATTAGATTACGGAATGAAACGAACAGGAATTGCCGTTACAGACGAACTGCAAATTATAGCATCGGGTTTAGAGACAGTTCCTTCAGAAAAAGTGATTGATTTTTTGAAAGATTATTTCTCAAAAGAGCAAGTTACTAAGGTGCTTATTGGCGAACCAAAACAAATGAATGGACAACCATCTGAAAGCGCTCCCATAATTGAGGCTTTTGTGATAAAGTTTAAAGAGATATTTCCTAAAATTCAGGTAGTTAGGGTAGATGAGCGTTTTACTTCAAAAATGGCGTTTCAAACTATGATTGATAGTGGACTAAAAAAGAAACAACGTCAAAATAAAGCCTTAATTGATGAAATTTCGGCAACAATTATGCTTAGAGATTATCTATCTCGAAAAATGATATAG
- a CDS encoding malate:quinone oxidoreductase yields MTTTTQKIETDVVLIGAGIMSATLGLLLKELQPDLKIEIFERLDIAAAESSDAWNNAGTGHAAFCELNYTPELEDGSIDVKKAVKISESFEVSRQFWAYLVEKNLLQNPENFIKSVPHLSFVWGDDNVEYLRKRFNELQKFHLFKEMEFTEDANQIKEWAPLVMEGRKSKDKIAATTMKYGTDVNFGALTRSIFKYLETLEGVTVHYNHEVKSLKKRDTGIWRIKVKDIASGEKKKVYMPFVFIGAGGGSLLLLEKANIPEGEGYGGFPVSGQWLKCTNPEVIKKHAAKVYGKASVGAPPMSVPHIDTRMIDGEKALLFGPYAGFSTKFLKNGSYFDLIKSIELDNIKPMIGAGIKNIPLTKYLIEQVFQSSNDRMKALKEYVPSAKKEDWVLENAGQRVQVIKKDKEGNGVLEFGTEVVAAHDGSLAVLLGASPGASTATSIMIELLGKCFPEQMKSEAWQNKLKNMIPSYGQSLCQNTELCDQVRKKTNEVLKLKVD; encoded by the coding sequence ATGACAACAACAACACAAAAAATCGAAACAGATGTAGTGTTAATAGGTGCTGGAATTATGAGCGCTACGTTAGGACTACTTCTAAAAGAATTACAACCTGATTTAAAAATCGAAATATTTGAGCGATTAGATATCGCTGCTGCAGAAAGTTCTGATGCTTGGAACAATGCGGGAACCGGTCACGCTGCTTTTTGTGAGTTAAATTACACTCCTGAACTAGAAGACGGTTCTATTGATGTAAAAAAGGCCGTTAAAATTTCAGAATCATTTGAAGTTTCACGCCAGTTTTGGGCATATCTTGTCGAAAAGAACTTATTGCAAAATCCAGAAAATTTTATAAAAAGTGTTCCTCATCTAAGCTTTGTTTGGGGTGATGATAACGTTGAGTATTTAAGAAAACGTTTTAACGAACTGCAAAAATTCCACTTGTTTAAAGAAATGGAATTTACTGAGGACGCCAATCAAATAAAAGAATGGGCGCCTTTAGTAATGGAAGGCCGTAAGAGCAAGGATAAAATTGCAGCGACAACCATGAAGTATGGTACTGATGTTAATTTTGGAGCATTGACACGCAGTATTTTTAAATATCTGGAAACGCTTGAAGGTGTTACAGTTCACTACAATCATGAAGTAAAATCACTTAAGAAAAGAGATACAGGAATTTGGAGAATTAAGGTTAAGGATATTGCTTCTGGAGAAAAGAAAAAAGTATATATGCCATTTGTGTTTATTGGTGCTGGAGGAGGTTCGTTATTACTTTTAGAAAAAGCCAATATCCCTGAAGGAGAAGGTTATGGAGGATTTCCTGTAAGCGGACAGTGGTTGAAATGTACTAATCCTGAAGTGATTAAAAAACATGCTGCTAAGGTGTATGGTAAGGCTTCTGTTGGTGCACCACCCATGTCGGTTCCGCATATTGATACGCGCATGATTGATGGAGAAAAAGCATTACTTTTTGGTCCGTACGCTGGGTTTTCTACTAAATTTCTTAAAAATGGTTCGTATTTCGATTTAATTAAGTCGATTGAATTAGACAATATAAAGCCTATGATAGGAGCAGGAATTAAAAATATTCCACTTACAAAATATTTAATTGAACAGGTTTTTCAATCGTCAAATGATAGAATGAAGGCGTTGAAAGAATATGTTCCCTCTGCTAAAAAAGAAGATTGGGTTTTAGAAAATGCTGGACAACGTGTTCAGGTTATCAAAAAAGATAAAGAAGGTAATGGGGTGTTGGAATTTGGTACCGAAGTGGTTGCAGCTCATGATGGTTCTCTAGCAGTATTACTTGGAGCATCACCGGGAGCATCTACAGCGACTTCGATAATGATTGAATTACTTGGGAAATGTTTTCCGGAACAAATGAAGTCTGAAGCTTGGCAAAACAAGTTAAAAAACATGATTCCGTCATACGGGCAAAGTTTGTGTCAGAATACTGAATTGTGTGACCAAGTAAGAAAAAAAACAAATGAGGTACTAAAATTGAAAGTAGATTAA
- the def gene encoding peptide deformylase codes for MIYPIVGYGDPVLRKVGEEITKEYPNLNEVLANMYDTMYNACGVGLAAPQVGLAIRLFIVDTEPFSESDDLSKEEAEQLKGFKKTFINAKILKEEGEEWAFNEGCLSIPDVREDVYRHEKITIEYFDENFTKHTDVYDGLIARVIQHEYDHIEGVLFTDKISSLKKTLIKKKLQNIMDGKARPDYRMRFAGPKKGR; via the coding sequence ATGATTTATCCAATTGTTGGTTATGGAGATCCTGTTTTAAGAAAAGTAGGAGAAGAAATAACTAAAGAGTATCCAAATTTAAACGAGGTTTTGGCAAACATGTATGACACGATGTATAATGCATGTGGAGTAGGTTTGGCAGCACCTCAGGTTGGTTTGGCAATTCGTTTATTTATTGTAGATACGGAGCCTTTTAGTGAAAGTGATGATTTGTCAAAAGAAGAAGCGGAACAGTTAAAAGGTTTTAAAAAGACATTCATTAATGCTAAAATTCTTAAAGAAGAAGGCGAAGAATGGGCTTTTAACGAAGGTTGTTTAAGTATTCCTGATGTGAGAGAAGACGTTTACCGTCATGAAAAAATTACAATTGAATATTTTGATGAAAATTTTACTAAGCATACAGATGTTTACGATGGCTTGATAGCAAGAGTTATTCAACATGAATACGATCATATTGAAGGAGTTTTGTTTACAGATAAAATATCGTCACTTAAAAAGACGTTAATTAAAAAGAAACTTCAAAATATAATGGACGGGAAAGCAAGACCAGATTATAGAATGCGTTTTGCAGGTCCTAAAAAAGGTAGATAA
- a CDS encoding DUF5606 domain-containing protein, with protein MNLERILAISGKPGLYALKMQTRTGFVAESLVDGKKITVGLRSNVSLLSEISMYTYSEEKPLAEVMTAIAAKENNGAAPQLKDDKAALTAYFLEILPDYDQERVYASDIKKVLNWYNILQSKGLIVVEEEKKAPKKAAKAKTEEAATEEKPKKAKATKTKE; from the coding sequence ATGAATTTAGAGAGAATATTAGCCATTTCTGGTAAACCTGGATTATATGCATTAAAGATGCAAACAAGAACTGGTTTTGTTGCTGAATCATTAGTTGATGGTAAAAAAATCACAGTAGGTTTACGTAGTAACGTAAGTTTATTATCAGAAATATCTATGTATACTTACAGTGAAGAAAAACCACTTGCTGAAGTAATGACTGCTATTGCTGCAAAAGAAAACAATGGAGCAGCTCCTCAATTAAAAGATGATAAAGCAGCTTTAACAGCTTATTTTTTAGAAATATTACCAGATTACGATCAAGAAAGAGTTTATGCTTCAGATATTAAAAAGGTATTAAACTGGTATAATATTTTACAATCTAAAGGTTTAATTGTTGTAGAAGAAGAGAAAAAAGCACCTAAGAAAGCTGCAAAAGCTAAAACTGAGGAAGCTGCTACAGAAGAAAAACCTAAAAAAGCAAAAGCTACTAAAACTAAAGAGTAA
- the mazG gene encoding nucleoside triphosphate pyrophosphohydrolase, translating into MNTRQQQLDAFNRLLDIMDNLREKCPWDKKQTLQTLRHLTIEETYELGDAILDNNLQEVKNELGDLLLHIVFYAKIGSESNSFDMADVANDICEKLIHRHPHIYGDVIVENEEEVKQNWEKLKLKEGKQSVLEGVPKSLPALVKASRIQDKVKGVGFDWEEPHQVWEKVQEELQELQHEVKTNNQDKIEAEFGDVLFSMINYARFLNVNPEDALERTNKKFIKRFTYLEGKAKDLGKNLSEMTLAEMDVFWEEAKKL; encoded by the coding sequence ATGAATACACGTCAACAACAGCTTGATGCCTTTAATAGATTGCTAGATATCATGGACAATTTACGTGAAAAATGTCCTTGGGATAAAAAGCAAACACTTCAAACACTTCGTCATCTCACTATTGAGGAAACCTATGAGTTAGGAGATGCAATTTTAGACAACAATCTTCAAGAAGTGAAAAATGAACTTGGTGATTTATTGCTTCATATTGTTTTTTATGCCAAAATTGGAAGCGAATCAAACAGTTTTGATATGGCTGATGTGGCTAATGATATTTGTGAAAAGCTAATTCATCGTCATCCGCATATTTATGGTGATGTGATAGTAGAAAATGAAGAGGAAGTTAAACAGAATTGGGAGAAGCTAAAGTTAAAAGAAGGAAAACAATCGGTTCTTGAAGGAGTGCCTAAAAGTTTGCCCGCTTTGGTGAAAGCAAGCCGAATTCAGGATAAAGTAAAAGGAGTAGGTTTTGATTGGGAAGAACCACATCAGGTTTGGGAAAAGGTCCAAGAAGAACTACAAGAACTTCAACACGAAGTAAAAACTAATAATCAAGATAAAATCGAAGCCGAGTTTGGAGATGTTTTATTCTCTATGATTAATTACGCTCGATTTCTTAATGTAAATCCAGAAGATGCTTTAGAAAGAACGAACAAAAAGTTTATAAAACGTTTTACTTATTTAGAAGGCAAAGCAAAAGACTTAGGTAAAAATCTTTCTGAAATGACTTTGGCCGAGATGGATGTGTTTTGGGAAGAAGCTAAAAAGCTATAA
- a CDS encoding alpha/beta hydrolase: MMKKIILLLTLLFSVFVSAQKDFVLGKIETIPSKVLNEERTINIYFPAEYDATKAYPVIYLLDGSQSEDFIHIAGILQYGNYEWLNMVSKSILVWIANVDRKRDFTFPTTIEKDKKDYPTTGESEKFIFFLEKELQPFVESKYNTTSSKTLIGQSLGGLLATEILYKKPTLFSNYIIISPSIWWDNESLFKLTPEFLKQNFNQKTKVFVGVGKEGKVMEGDAKKLYDILSNNKKNIESHFKYFGDANHGDILHLAVYKAFETLKI, translated from the coding sequence ATGATGAAAAAAATAATACTTCTACTGACTTTATTATTTAGTGTTTTTGTTTCGGCTCAAAAGGATTTTGTGTTGGGTAAAATAGAAACGATTCCTTCAAAAGTATTAAATGAAGAACGAACCATAAATATATATTTCCCTGCCGAGTATGATGCTACTAAAGCATATCCAGTAATTTATTTATTGGATGGGTCTCAAAGTGAAGATTTTATACACATAGCGGGAATTTTGCAGTATGGTAATTATGAATGGTTAAATATGGTTTCTAAATCTATTTTAGTTTGGATTGCTAACGTAGATAGAAAACGCGATTTTACTTTTCCTACAACTATAGAAAAAGACAAAAAAGATTATCCTACTACAGGAGAGTCTGAAAAGTTTATTTTTTTTCTTGAAAAAGAACTACAGCCTTTTGTTGAAAGCAAGTATAATACAACAAGTAGTAAAACACTTATAGGGCAATCATTAGGAGGTCTTTTAGCTACCGAAATATTGTATAAAAAACCAACTCTTTTTTCCAATTATATAATTATAAGCCCAAGTATTTGGTGGGACAATGAATCCTTATTTAAACTAACTCCTGAATTCTTAAAGCAAAATTTTAATCAAAAAACAAAAGTCTTTGTTGGAGTTGGGAAAGAAGGAAAAGTAATGGAAGGTGATGCTAAGAAACTTTACGATATTCTATCAAATAATAAGAAAAACATAGAAAGTCATTTTAAATATTTTGGTGATGCTAATCATGGAGATATTTTACATTTAGCAGTTTATAAAGCATTCGAAACACTAAAAATATGA
- a CDS encoding antibiotic biosynthesis monooxygenase family protein: MKPPYYAVIFTSVRTEVEQGYAQMANLMVEMAKEQEGFLGVESARNEIGITVSYWKDLESIKNWKSNLDHLQAQRMGKQKWYESYKVRIALVEREYDFEK, translated from the coding sequence ATGAAGCCACCATATTACGCAGTAATTTTTACTTCGGTAAGAACAGAAGTTGAACAAGGTTATGCACAAATGGCTAATCTTATGGTTGAAATGGCTAAAGAGCAAGAAGGATTTTTAGGAGTCGAATCGGCTCGTAATGAAATAGGTATTACCGTTTCGTATTGGAAAGATTTAGAATCTATTAAAAACTGGAAAAGTAATTTAGATCATTTACAGGCGCAACGTATGGGAAAGCAAAAATGGTATGAGTCTTATAAAGTTAGAATTGCCTTGGTTGAAAGAGAATATGATTTTGAAAAGTAA
- a CDS encoding DUF349 domain-containing protein, with translation MQEEQHDNLLHADGNTEATTQNIANQAIETIENLNAEAGEHTSTDNSHEIPMLDYEAMDMDKLVVELEHVVAKDNILAIKDHVEEIKTAFLSKYNHFIEEKKEEFLHENPNSTEEFEYHLPLKSKFDSLYNNFKTKKNNHFKSLESKLKDNLQKRLELIEELKTLINPSENIGDNLKRFNDLRERWKNAGAIPKDKYNHVWNNYHFHVENFYDYLHLDREARDLDFKHNLDLKLKIISRAEDLLQEQDVFKAFRELQSLHKIWKEEIGPVSREKREEVWQKFSEVTRQMHEKREGLFAQQHEIELQNLAKKKEIIAAIETIATEHIEIHSGWQGQINKIEALRQEFFSTGKVPADVNEQTWTDFKTAVRNFNAHKNSFYKDIKKEQQNNLDKKNALVARAKELQESDDFASTTPIMKKIQEEWKQIGHVPRKFSDAVWADFKAACNHYFDRLHAVKNENEAVEVEAFEKKKEYLETVRLFEFTGNHKTDLDEIKKHIETWKSFGKVPFARRHIEGKFNKILDALFEKLSLSKKDAEMMRFNNRIEQLTDSNDPRALDNEKIFIQRKIEEVQKEIFQLENNIQFFANTKKDNPMVVEINKNIDRHKDELATWKDKLKQLRSL, from the coding sequence ATGCAAGAAGAACAACACGACAACCTGCTTCACGCAGACGGAAACACAGAAGCTACTACGCAAAATATTGCAAATCAAGCTATTGAGACCATAGAAAATTTAAATGCTGAAGCTGGCGAACACACATCAACAGACAATAGCCATGAAATTCCTATGCTTGATTATGAAGCAATGGACATGGATAAATTGGTTGTTGAGCTTGAACATGTGGTTGCAAAGGACAATATTCTTGCTATAAAAGACCATGTTGAGGAAATAAAAACAGCATTTTTATCTAAATACAATCATTTTATTGAGGAGAAGAAGGAAGAATTTCTTCATGAAAATCCTAATTCTACTGAAGAATTTGAATATCATTTGCCTCTAAAATCAAAATTCGATTCTTTATATAACAATTTCAAAACGAAGAAGAATAATCATTTTAAAAGTTTAGAATCAAAACTTAAAGATAATCTTCAGAAACGTTTAGAACTTATTGAAGAATTAAAAACATTGATTAATCCTAGTGAAAATATTGGTGATAATCTAAAAAGATTCAACGATTTACGTGAGCGCTGGAAAAATGCTGGAGCTATCCCAAAAGACAAATACAACCACGTTTGGAATAATTATCATTTCCATGTAGAAAATTTTTACGATTATCTACACCTTGATCGTGAAGCCCGTGACTTAGACTTTAAACACAATTTAGATTTAAAGCTAAAAATAATTAGCCGAGCAGAAGATTTACTTCAAGAACAAGATGTTTTTAAAGCGTTTAGAGAACTTCAATCTTTACATAAAATCTGGAAAGAAGAAATTGGACCTGTTTCTAGAGAAAAACGTGAAGAAGTTTGGCAAAAATTTAGTGAGGTTACTAGACAAATGCATGAAAAACGTGAGGGTTTATTTGCTCAACAACACGAAATAGAGTTGCAAAATCTGGCTAAGAAAAAAGAGATTATTGCTGCAATTGAAACTATTGCAACAGAACATATAGAAATTCACTCTGGATGGCAAGGCCAAATCAATAAAATTGAAGCGTTACGTCAAGAATTCTTTTCGACAGGGAAAGTACCTGCTGATGTGAATGAGCAAACTTGGACTGATTTTAAAACTGCTGTTCGTAACTTTAATGCACATAAGAACTCTTTTTATAAAGACATTAAAAAAGAACAACAAAACAATCTTGATAAGAAAAATGCTTTAGTAGCTCGCGCCAAAGAATTGCAAGAAAGTGATGACTTTGCAAGCACAACACCAATCATGAAGAAAATCCAAGAAGAATGGAAACAGATTGGTCATGTGCCACGTAAATTTTCTGATGCAGTTTGGGCCGATTTTAAAGCGGCATGCAATCATTATTTTGATAGACTTCATGCTGTGAAAAACGAAAATGAGGCTGTAGAAGTAGAAGCTTTTGAAAAGAAAAAAGAATACTTAGAAACTGTTCGCCTTTTTGAGTTTACCGGAAATCACAAAACTGACTTAGACGAAATAAAAAAACATATTGAAACTTGGAAAAGCTTCGGAAAAGTACCTTTTGCAAGACGTCATATTGAAGGTAAATTCAATAAAATACTTGATGCTTTATTTGAAAAATTGAGCTTAAGTAAAAAAGATGCTGAAATGATGCGTTTTAACAATCGTATTGAGCAATTAACTGACTCAAATGATCCTAGAGCCTTGGATAATGAAAAAATATTTATTCAACGTAAAATTGAGGAAGTACAAAAAGAAATTTTCCAATTAGAAAATAATATTCAGTTTTTTGCTAACACCAAAAAAGACAATCCGATGGTTGTAGAAATTAACAAAAATATTGATCGTCATAAAGACGAACTTGCAACTTGGAAAGACAAGCTTAAGCAACTTAGAAGTTTATAA
- a CDS encoding shikimate dehydrogenase family protein has protein sequence MKKLGLLGKNISYSFSRNYFAEKFKKDGITNDFCYDNFDIQSINEFPEVLKNNPDLIGMNVTIPYKQDVVPFLDDLSDNAKEIGAVNTIKVSPEGKLIGHNTDYFGFTESLKPLLKSNHKKALILGTGGAAKAIAYGLNQLGIHFQYVSRKEAFGMITYNDLNSDTFDEYHIIVNCSPLGTFPNIENCPDIPYQYFTSKHIAYDLIYNPEKTTFLGKAEIQGATIKNGYEMLVLQAEKAWEIWNS, from the coding sequence ATGAAGAAACTAGGATTACTAGGTAAAAATATTAGTTATTCCTTTTCAAGAAATTACTTTGCAGAAAAATTTAAAAAAGATGGAATTACTAATGATTTCTGTTACGATAATTTTGACATTCAATCCATAAATGAATTTCCTGAAGTACTAAAAAATAATCCTGATTTAATTGGAATGAATGTCACCATTCCTTACAAACAAGATGTTGTTCCGTTTCTAGATGACCTATCAGACAACGCTAAAGAGATTGGAGCAGTAAATACTATAAAAGTATCTCCAGAAGGAAAATTAATTGGTCACAATACGGATTATTTTGGCTTTACAGAATCTTTAAAACCTTTGCTTAAGTCTAATCATAAAAAAGCATTAATTCTTGGAACAGGTGGCGCTGCAAAAGCCATTGCTTACGGCTTAAATCAACTTGGAATTCATTTTCAGTATGTTTCAAGAAAAGAAGCATTTGGCATGATTACTTACAATGATTTAAATTCAGATACTTTTGATGAATATCACATCATTGTCAATTGTTCTCCTTTAGGCACTTTTCCTAATATTGAAAACTGTCCAGATATACCTTATCAATATTTTACTTCGAAGCACATTGCTTATGATTTAATTTATAATCCAGAAAAAACAACCTTTTTAGGTAAAGCAGAAATACAAGGAGCAACGATAAAAAATGGTTACGAAATGCTGGTTTTACAAGCCGAAAAAGCTTGGGAAATTTGGAATTCATAG
- a CDS encoding energy transducer TonB yields the protein MKKIFFLVFILFPAIVVCQIRNKASKTKESNVKKDVNQIVRVEPVFDENHIYDYPKNANLLDSFPEYLDGAVKFDEDFNKAFNPAVSEDLKGKILIEFIIEKDGSLTHFKVLRNLGQQMGTEAIKTIQSLKKWKPGTRHKKPVRTKYMVPIQIDIKANISNEETRITR from the coding sequence ATGAAGAAAATATTTTTTTTAGTCTTTATTCTATTTCCGGCAATAGTAGTTTGCCAAATCAGAAACAAAGCTAGTAAAACAAAAGAATCTAACGTCAAAAAAGATGTTAATCAAATTGTTCGTGTGGAACCTGTTTTTGATGAAAATCATATCTATGATTATCCCAAAAATGCTAATCTATTAGATTCGTTTCCTGAATATTTAGATGGTGCTGTTAAATTTGATGAGGATTTTAACAAAGCATTTAATCCAGCAGTTAGTGAAGATTTAAAGGGAAAAATTCTAATTGAATTTATTATTGAGAAAGATGGTTCATTAACACATTTTAAAGTTTTAAGAAACTTAGGACAACAAATGGGAACTGAAGCAATTAAAACCATTCAATCTCTAAAAAAATGGAAACCTGGAACAAGACACAAAAAGCCAGTAAGGACAAAATATATGGTTCCTATTCAAATTGATATTAAAGCCAACATCTCTAATGAAGAAACTAGGATTACTAGGTAA
- a CDS encoding tetratricopeptide repeat protein codes for MHLSHEEEDRNLSLSRFESMLKTNKVLFFDSEEFEDIILHYMDIGKPSLAKKALKLALEQHPKSTGLKLVQVEMLIFEDKLETAEKLLNELYAIEPTNEEIYIQKANIYSKRDNHEKAVELLKVALKYTDDYADVHNLIGMEYLFMDELELAKENFIKCLEEEPEEQSSLYNVIYCFEFLEQYEEAIEFLTEYIDKNPYSEIAWHQLGRLNYTIKKYEEAYIAFDYATVIDDQFMGAFMEKAKSLERLKRYEEAIYNYNETIRLEDPTSYALLRIGKCYEKLGNDSEALKFYNKTVHEDPLLDKGWIAITDHHFKHNDFQKALYFVNKAIAIDGENRFYWKRFAAINKALNLFEEAEYGYRKAVEFGATELETWLYWVNVLQYLGEFDAAIQTLLQACDHFPDEYEIEYRLAGLHLMLNETEKGLYHLNNGLRQSFKNRFLLEEIFPGVWDTNLVQETVAKYSK; via the coding sequence ATGCATTTGAGTCACGAAGAAGAAGATCGAAATTTATCCTTATCACGTTTTGAATCAATGCTTAAAACAAACAAGGTTTTGTTTTTTGATTCAGAAGAATTCGAGGATATCATACTACATTACATGGATATTGGAAAACCGAGTCTTGCCAAGAAGGCACTTAAGTTAGCGCTCGAGCAACATCCAAAATCAACAGGATTAAAACTAGTTCAAGTAGAAATGCTGATTTTTGAAGACAAACTTGAAACAGCAGAAAAACTTTTAAATGAACTTTACGCAATTGAACCTACTAACGAAGAAATCTACATTCAGAAGGCTAATATTTATTCTAAAAGAGATAATCACGAAAAAGCGGTAGAGTTGCTTAAAGTAGCTTTAAAGTATACTGATGATTATGCTGATGTTCACAACCTAATTGGTATGGAATACCTTTTTATGGATGAACTGGAATTGGCAAAAGAAAATTTTATAAAATGTCTTGAAGAAGAGCCAGAAGAGCAATCGAGCCTTTATAATGTTATTTATTGCTTTGAATTTTTAGAACAATACGAAGAAGCTATTGAGTTTTTAACTGAATACATCGACAAAAATCCTTACAGTGAAATTGCTTGGCATCAGTTAGGTAGATTAAACTATACCATTAAAAAATACGAAGAAGCTTATATTGCATTTGATTATGCAACTGTAATTGACGACCAGTTTATGGGAGCATTTATGGAAAAAGCAAAATCACTAGAACGTTTAAAAAGATATGAAGAAGCTATTTACAATTACAACGAAACGATTCGTTTAGAAGACCCTACTTCATATGCTTTACTACGTATTGGTAAGTGCTACGAAAAATTAGGTAATGATTCAGAAGCTTTAAAATTCTACAATAAAACAGTTCATGAAGACCCTTTGTTAGACAAAGGTTGGATTGCTATTACCGACCATCATTTTAAACATAACGACTTCCAAAAAGCATTATACTTTGTAAACAAGGCCATTGCTATTGATGGAGAAAATCGTTTTTACTGGAAACGCTTTGCAGCCATTAATAAGGCTTTAAATTTATTTGAAGAAGCCGAATACGGCTATAGAAAAGCTGTAGAATTTGGTGCTACAGAATTAGAAACTTGGTTATATTGGGTAAATGTTTTACAATATTTAGGTGAATTTGACGCAGCAATTCAAACACTTTTACAAGCTTGCGATCATTTTCCTGACGAATATGAAATTGAGTATCGACTAGCTGGTTTACACTTAATGCTAAACGAAACCGAAAAAGGTTTATATCATCTTAATAACGGTTTACGTCAAAGTTTTAAAAACAGATTTTTACTCGAAGAAATTTTTCCTGGTGTTTGGGATACAAATCTTGTTCAAGAAACCGTAGCGAAGTATAGTAAGTAA